From one Lolium rigidum isolate FL_2022 chromosome 4, APGP_CSIRO_Lrig_0.1, whole genome shotgun sequence genomic stretch:
- the LOC124647987 gene encoding non-specific lipid transfer protein GPI-anchored 2-like has protein sequence MDAACLNSLLNMSDCLPYVQAGSATARPDAACCPELAGMVGSNPLCLCELLSGAADSYGIAVDYSRALALPGVCRVETPPVSTCAAFGYNVRGLAPSAAPMAGSPAPGPSGDSPQFPGTAPLPSPPAPRSHADHRSTASGNIITLAVTYAFATAMII, from the exons ATGGACGCGGCGTGCCTGAACTCGCTGCTCAACATGTCCGACTGCCTGCCGTACGTGCAGGCGGGCAGCGCGACGGCGCGCCCGGACGCGGCGTGCTGCCCGGAGCTGGCCGGGATGGTGGGGTCCAACCCGCTCTGCCTCTGCGAGCTCCTCTCCGGCGCCGCCGACTCCTACGGCATCGCCGTCGACTACTCCCGCGCGCTCGCGCTCCCGGGCGTCTGCCGCGTCGAAACCCCGCCCGTCAGCACATGCGCAG CATTCGGGTACAATGTGCGCGGCCTTGCCCCGTCCGCGGCGCCCATGGCCGGGTCTCCGGCGCCCGGCCCCTCCGGCGACAGCCCGCAGTTCCCCG GTACTGCGCCGTTaccctcgccgccggcgccgcgcagCCACGCCGACCACCGCTCCACCGCCTCTGGCAACATCATCACCCTCGCCGTCACCTACGCCTTCGCCACGGCGATGATAATCTAG